The Cloeon dipterum chromosome 3, ieCloDipt1.1, whole genome shotgun sequence genome includes a region encoding these proteins:
- the LOC135938399 gene encoding uncharacterized protein LOC135938399 has protein sequence MFLRITDYIFDAYLGGIKPDVRTKDWFLVDNIGVMIFASALYLIVCQFGPKVMSFFHPFELRRPIMIYNAIMVFINGVIFYLAASGGWFTHYKFLCQACGSVNEPISYTMARATHFMMLSKYVELIDTVFFILRKKKRQITFLHVYHHSTVMYMFWGAARYIPDGHLTLMVLVNSFVHVVMYSYYLLSQFGPSVQKYLWWKRYLTRLQLTQFVGVILHSLVVLHPSCNYPPAIALLPSANIFIYFLLFINFYMKNYTNKKQNAEMLMQSGKSLGTMCFTDPKLNYLRTKDWFLVNNLGFTFFTSVFYVVGSILGQKIMKSFKPFELRTPIMIYNVLMIAVNGLVFYMTAAGGWFTHYKFLCQPLGSIDDPNSYMMAKASHIMFLSKFMELLDTVFFILRKRERQISFLHVYHHHTVILMFWASTRYLPDGHSSLMAHINSFIHVIMYTYYLLSGFGPKMQKYLWWKKHLTQMQLLQFVIVILHDLWLLSSATCDYPHAMSYVATANLVFLIVLFTNFYVKNYREKSVKTQINETEENMWDTCFPPQSEKQD, from the exons ATGTTCCTTCGGATTACCGACTATATTTTCGACGCCTATTTAGGCGGAATAAAACCAG ATGTGCGAACTAAGGACTGGTTTCTCGTGGACAACATCGGAGTTATGATTTTCGCCTCAGCCCTTTACCTGATTGTCTGCCAGTTTGGCCCAAAAGTAATGTCTTTCTTCCACCCCTTTGAGCTACGCCGCCCTATCATGATTTACAACGCGATTATGGTCTTCATCAACGGCGTCATTTTCTATTTG GCTGCTTCGGGGGGTTGGTTTACCCATTACAAGTTTCTGTGCCAAGCGTGCGGCTCAGTGAATGAGCCAATCTCCTACACA ATGGCTCGAGCTACACACTTTATGATGCTGTCGAAGTACGTGGAGCTGATTGATACA GTATTTTTTATCCTGCGCAAGAAAAAACGCCAAATCACATTTTTGCACGTGTACCACCACTCGACCGTGATGTACATGTTCTGGGGCGCCGCGCGTTACATTCCAG ATGGCCACCTGACACTGATGGTGCTGGTCAACAGTTTCGTGCACGTGGTGATGTACTCGTACTACCTGCTGTCGCAGTTCGGGCCGAGCGTGCAAAAATACCTCTGGTGGAAGAGGTACCTCACTCGATTGCAGCTG ACGCAGTTTGTCGGCGTAATTCTGCACAGTTTGGTCGTGCTCCACCCCTCGTGCAACTACCCTCCGGCCATTGCATTGCTGCCGTCAGCCAACAtctttatttactttttactttttataaacttttacatgaaaaattacacaaacaAGAAGCAGAATGCAGAAATGCTCATGCAGTCGGGAAAGAGTTTGGGAACGATGTGTTTCACAGAcccaaaattgaatt aTCTGCGAACCAAAGACTGGTTTTTGGTGAATAACTTGGGCTTCACCTTTTTCACCTCGGTATTCTATGTCGTTGGCTCAATCCTGGGACAGAAAATCATGAAATCTTTTAAACCGTTCGAGTTGCGCACTCCTATCATGATTTACAACGTGCTGATGATAGCCGTTAATGGGCTGGTGTTCTATATG ACTGCTGCTGGAGGATGGTTCACCCATTACAAATTTCTGTGCCAACCACTTGGTTCTATAGACGATCCCAACTCATACATg aTGGCAAAGGCCTCGCACATTATGTTCCTGTCCAAATTTATGGAGCTGCTTGACACG GTGTTTTTCATTCTGCGGAAGAGAGAGCGGCAAATCTCATTCCTGCATGTTTACCACCATCATACGgtgattttaatgttttggGCGAGCACTCGCTACCTGCCAG acGGGCACAGCAGTTTAATGGCTCATATCAACAGTTTCATCCACGTTATAATGTACACCTATTATCTTCTCTCGGGTTTCGGCCCCAAAATGCAGAAGTACCTTTGGTGGAAGAAGCACCTCACACAAATGCAATTG TTGCAATTCGTGATCGTGATTCTGCACGACCTCTGGCTCTTgagcagcgcgacgtgcgactACCCGCACGCCATGTCTTACGTCGCCACCGCCAACCTGgtctttttaattgtgttgTTCACTAATTTCTACGTGAAAAACTACAGAGAAAAGAGCGTGAAAACGCAAATCAATGAAACAGAAGAAAATATGTGGGATACGTGTTTTCCCCCGCAATCTGAAAAACAGGATTAG
- the LOC135939720 gene encoding very long chain fatty acid elongase 7-like, which translates to MKYLRFADRVFDNYFDVKPDVRSKDWFLVDNAGFMLFMAFSYLFVAITGPKIMRAFKPFDLRRPIMIYNTLMVAINACVVYLCAVGGWFTHYKLLCQPVGSADDPRSYQIVYATYIMMVSKYMELLDTVFFILRKKERQLSVLHIYHHFIVVPMCWGSIRYLPDGHSNLALFVNAFIHVVMYAYYLLSQMGPSVQKYLWWKRYLTKMQLTQFAVVILHSLWLYHPSCTFPRVMQTFNAFNCVIFATLFLNFYRKNYTAKNNMEIIEESSNKLGNMCISPGSVKQD; encoded by the exons ATGAAGTACCTGCGATTTGCAGACAGAGTGTTTGACAATTACTTCGATGTTAAGCCAG ATGTCAGGAGCAAAGATTGGTTCCTGGTGGACAACGCGGGTTTCATGCTCTTCATGGCGTTTTCCTACCTATTTGTCGCAATCACCGGCCCCAAAATCATGCGGGCTTTCAAGCCTTTTGACCTGCGGCGCCCGATTATGATTTACAACACGCTAATGGTCGCTATCAACGCATGTGTAGTTTACTTA TGCGCTGTTGGAGGCTGGTTCACACATTACAAGCTCCTGTGCCAGCCGGTTGGGTCTGCTGACGACCCTAGGTCTTATCAA ATCGTTTATGCAACCTATATCATGATGGTTTCGAAATATATGGAGCTGCTCGACACA GTATTTTTCATATTGCGTAAAAAGGAGCGTCAGCTCTCGGTGCTGCACATTTACCACCACTTTATAGTAGTTCCAATGTGCTGGGGCTCTATCCGATATCTTCCAG ACGGGCACAGTAACTTGGCTCTTTTCGTGAACGCTTTCATCCACGTCGTGATGTACGCTTATTACCTGCTCTCGCAGATGGGGCCCAGCGTGCAGAAGTATCTTTGGTGGAAACGCTACCTCACGAAAATGCAATTG ACCCAATTCGCGGTGGTGATTCTGCACAGCTTGTGGCTCTATCATCCCTCGTGCACCTTCCCTCGAGTCATGCAAACGTTCAACGCTTTCAACTGTGTTATTTTTGCTACGCTATTTCTTAATTTCTACCGAAAAAACTACACTGCCAAAAACAATATGGAGATCATTGAGGAATCTAGCAATAAGTTGGGAAATATGTGCATTTCTCCTGGAAGTGTCAAgcaagattaa
- the LOC135939719 gene encoding zinc finger protein 34-like yields MAPTECSMSFTESEHGNSMLEKLRSQREEGRFCDVTLYVEGRSFRAHRSVLASCSPYFDSILKMHRVVKERLTVTCQNSEVFHCLINYMYTGIVLIDEDNVAEMLRLANHFLVSKLKTHCEEFLDKNLRLDNCLQTRHLADKYDMTDLIRHVAIFVRAHVHQIVKQQDFLQFSSNQIQDFLSDKTLELDVLTLLDVACCWISQDLTTRESVFPTLLEIVADWSGLSEEQVRGHLDSQALYANSTECLNAVLESLVRAERLPPQYQPTYDALNNKETATVEPEEPPQDDAQDFSDDLLLMGPPKEPLCDSVRNDERPKHKRKSSTISHLWRSPSARLQALRKIQEKMQLLQSMDKLELDLSPGSANQEDTNLEPMPTESAPETEEEILSCHLCDFSTNVVADLEQHAATTHAHDLRYKCNICEFTCTFNKDYYSHMREHFPGPPFVCDTCEYRCDRIHQVLSHRLRHSDEKPFSCLECGFKCRTKPNLTQHQRSHSGQRPFTCEACGRSFGMKSTLEQHLATHSSDRPYLCDTCGFSTKYLSHLIAHKRIHTGEVHKCSYPQCRYTTPKRSQLGSHMRTHMGVRPHTCSTCGRGFLEKSHLVRHERIHLEDKPFKCSQCDYASSRRDKLKEHFNRHHGQNASAKVPYRPRPPRTRLAKMDELELLLGSTGPSGLPHFPSFEHLKQGSKHVELLKGGSSQSLPMMGFGQQAFVEPIRPLMGPGLGLAQGGLVDYSLQACMPLF; encoded by the exons ATGGCGCCCACCGAGTGCTCGATGAGCTTCACAGAGTCCGAGCACGGCAACTCGATGCTCGAGAAGCTGCGGAGCCAGCGCGAGGAGGGCCGCTTTTGCGACGTCACCCTCTACGTCGAGGGACGCAGCTTCAG AGCCCACCGTAGCGTTCTGGCCTCGTGCTCGCCGTACTTCGACTCGATTCTGAAGATGCACCGCGTGGTGAAGGAGCGGCTGACGGTGACCTGCCAGAACTCGGAAGTTTTCCACTGCCTGATCAATTACATGTACACCGGAATCGTGCTGATCGACGAGGACAACGTCGCGGAGATGCTGCGACTGGCAAACCACTTCCTCGTCTCCAAGCTCAAGACGCACTGCGAGGAGTTCCTCGACAAGAACCTCAGGCTGGACAACTGTTTGCAGACCAGGCACCTGGCCGACAAATACGACATGACTGATTTGATACGACACGTAGCAATATTCGTTAGAGCTCACGTTCACCAGATAGTCAAGCAACAAGACTTTTTACAATTCTCCTCAAACCAAATCCAAGACTTTTTATCTGATAAG ACTTTGGAGCTAGACGTGTTGACCTTACTGGATGTTGCCTGCTGCTGGATCAGCCAAGACCTAACAACGAGGGAATCCGTGTTCCCAACCCTGCTAGAGATAGTTGCCGACTGGAGTGGCCTCAGCGAGGAGCAGGTCAGAGGTCACCTCGACTCGCAGGCGCTCTACGCCAACAGCACAGAGTGCCTGAACGCGGTACTCGAGAGTTTGGTGCGCGCCGAGAGGCTGCCCCCGCAATACCAGCCCACCTACGACGCCCTCAACAACAAA GAAACAGCAACTGTAGAGCCCGAAGAACCCCCTCAAGATGACGCTCAAGATTTTAGTGATGATCTCCTATTGATGGGTCCGCCGAAAGAGCCGCTCTGTGACTCAGTTAGAAAtg ATGAAAGGCCTAAGCACAAACGAAAATCAAGCACAATTTCTCACCTCTGGCGGAGTCCGTCTGCGAGGCTGCAGGCTCTGCGAAAAATTCAAGAGAAGATGCAGTTGCTGCAATCCATGGACAAGCTAGAACTCGACCTGAGCCCAGGGTCTGCGAATCAGGAAGACACAAACTTGGAGCCGATGCCCACAGAATCCGCTCCAGAAACTGAAGAGGAGATTTTAAG TTGCCATCTCTGCGACTTTTCTACAAATGTGGTGGCCGACCTGGAGCAGCACGCAGCCACCACGCACGCTCACGACCTGAGGTACAAGTGCAACATCTGCGAGTTTACCTGCACCTTCAACAAGGATTACTACTCGCACATGAGGGAGCACTTTCCTGGCCCGCCCTTCGTCTGCGACactt GCGAATACCGTTGCGACCGAATCCACCAAGTGCTGTCGCACCGCTTGAGACACTCAGACGAGAAACCCTTCAGCTGCCTCGAGTGTGGTTTCAAGTGCCGCACGAAACCCAACCTGACGCAGCACCAACGGTCTCACTCCGGACAGCGACCATTCACAT GCGAGGCTTGTGGACGCTCATTCGGAATGAAGTCCACCCTGGAGCAGCACCTGGCCACGCACAGCAGCGACAGACCGTACCTTTGCGACACTTGCGGCTTCTCGACAAAGTATCTCAGCCATTTAATTGCTCACAAAAGAATACACACAG GCGAGGTGCACAAATGCTCGTACCCGCAGTGCCGGTACACGACCCCGAAACGGTCCCAATTAGGCTCACACATGCGCACCCACATGGGGGTGCGACCTCACACTTGCTCCACCTGCGGCCGTGGTTTCCTTGAAAAGAGCCACCTGGTGCGGCACGAGCGCATCCACCTGGAGGACAAGCCGTTCAAGTGCTCGCAGTGCGACTACGCCAGCTCCAGAAGGGACAAGCTCAAGGAGCACTTCAACAGGCACCACGGCCAAAACGCCTCGGCCAAGGTGCCGTACAGACCGCGCCCGCCACGCACCAGACTTGCGAAG ATGGACGAGCTGGAGCTGCTTTTGGGGTCGACTGGCCCTTCAGGGTTGCCACACTTTCCCTCGTTTGAGCATCTCAAGCAGGGGAGCAAACACGTCGAGCTGCTGAAAGGAGGCTCGTCGCAGTCGCTGCCGATGATGGGGTTCGGCCAGCAGGCGTTCGTGGAGCCGATTCGGCCCTTGATGGGCCCCGGACTGGGCCTGGCCCAAGGGGGCCTCGTCGACTACAGTCTTCAGGCGTGCATGCCGCTTTTCTAG
- the LOC135940372 gene encoding very long chain fatty acid elongase AAEL008004-like, whose protein sequence is MSQGVDHFFYSNFQILPDPRTKDWFPGTNFNLTVAVVVVYLIVCLFLGPLLMKSREAMQLKNCMAGYNLTMVLLSAYIAFESFMGGWGTHYRLLCQPIGAPDDKASMRMVRAHYVYFVSKFIELMDTVFFVLRKKYSQISFLHVYHHGVVVLMSYCSFRYLPDGHGTLIVLLNSLIHVLMYAYYFLAALGPKVQRFLWWKKYLTTMQLVQFVFTLAHAAYVFHPSCNYPRPLVIVLMINSGMFLLLFVNFYRKSYKEGKHITGKKLKVK, encoded by the exons ATGAGCCAGGGAGTTGACCACTTTTTTTACTCAAACTTCCAGATATTACCAG ATCCTCGAACAAAAGACTGGTTTCCAGGAACAAATTTCAATCTCACTGTGGCTGTGGTTGTCGTCTACTTGATAGTATGTCTTTTCCTTGGCCCGCTGCTTATGAAAAGCAGAGAAGCGATGCAGCTGAAAAACTGCATGGCCGGCTACAATTTGACCATGGTCCTACTTAGTGCCTATATTGCGTTTGAG TCCTTCATGGGAGGCTGGGGCACGCACTACCGGCTCCTCTGCCAACCGATCGGTGCTCCCGACGACAAAGCCTCGATGCGG ATGGTCAGGGCGCACTACGTGTACTTTGTCTCCAAATTTATCGAACTGATGGACACG GTGTTTTTCGTGCTGCGCAAGAAGTACTCGCAAATCTCATTCCTGCATGTGTACCATCACGGCGTGGTGGTGCTCATGTCCTACTGCTCGTTCCGCTATCTGCCTG ATGGACACGGGACTCTGATTGTTCTGCTAAATTCGCTGATTCACGTGCTGATGTACGCCTACTACTTTTTGGCTGCTCTTGGACCGAAGGTGCAGAGGTTCCTCTGGTGGAAGAAATACCTCACCACCATGCAATTG GTGCAGTTCGTGTTTACATTGGCGCACGCCGCATACGTTTTCCACCCGTCGTGCAATTACCCGAGACCACTGGTCATCGTCCTAATGATCAACTCTGGCATGTTCCTCCTGttgtttgtgaatttttacagGAAAAGCTACAAGGAAGGAAAGCATATCACAGGAAAGAAGCTGAAAGTCAAATGA